ACAGAATCTTTTTCCACAAGGACATAAGCACCATTTGTGTCTTCAGGTTCATGTGAATCAAAGCTAGATTCTGTGTTATTCATGACTCTTCTCTTTGGGTGATAGATAAGACTGAGACTTATGGACACTGCCACAGGACCAGGTATTATTAATATGAAGagattctctgtttttgttggcACTGACTGAGTTTAAAGATCATTCAAACAATCACTGACACACATCATCTTCCTGGATATCATCACAAATAAAGATGTTAATTTTCTAGCTCCTACTTTTGTGAAtgagttgtttgttttaaaataccgattaaaataatcataatcatgCCAGTTATAGACTGTGAATCATccttaaacaacattttttctgGTGAGGTGTCTTACACAGTAATGACACAGCTCTGTTTAACCAGCATCACTGCAGTATCTCCCACCATCAATACTGGAGGTtacatttatgtaaatgtatttacttGAATATCATCGCTGCTTTCATGTTACTGCAGCATGCCCCAACGAAACTATGTCatatttacatgtacatttatcTTCGACTGAAAGTGTGTGGGTGACGCTCTCTCCACCCCTGCAGAGGAATGTCAAAACCTCAGACCAGACACCAAACTCTTTTAACGGTCAGATCTGCTGCAGGCCCCCGACAGCACATCGGATGGCAGCCGCTAGAGGATAAAGCAACCGCAGCTGTCTTGCACAGAACCAACACGACCTGTTTTGCAGTGTTGCACGCACTAGATGCATGACCTCAGCCAGCTCCTGCTCCTAACGATTGTTCACAAAGGTCAACCCGCTGCAGGCTCGTGACTATGCAGAGCTTTAGAATTCGCCCactgttattttcattacagtGGCATAAATATTTCAAACCTCCAACGGCCCACAGTGACAGATAAGCgtaaagaaaatgttaaaccGCGGGGGTTATTTGAGCCTTTGCATCTCAACTTTATAGCCTATTTTGCAGCTTTACATCCATGCAGTTTATGATAAATAAACATGCCATGCCATACCTCTTTAGGGGCCTCCGATTCgataaatactgtataaatatatttggCTTTGGACAGCAGCTTTGTCTCAGAATCAATGGTCTTGTATTCTTCGCAGGCCAACCAGAACTCGATGTTTTCCTCACTGAACTCTGTCCTGAGGAACTGAGAGAAGGTTTCTACACCATCTGAtgtaaagaaacagagacagagacactctGTTAGATAGTAAAACAAAGTagacagctgttaaaaaaacaaatcagtaaCTTTTCTGAGCATGTTGGGTAAATGAGGCTCATATTCGATTATAGCAGGATGTGTTATGGAGGTGTGGGCTCAATAAAATGTGTCTACTGTGTGAAGaatttaattatataataataagcAATAGCTTTAATATACCAAAACAATGTTATTATCTTCATTACATTGCATTAACTGTATTAATATTTCCCAAATGAGCACATACAATGGTCTGCAGTGTTTCAATGTGGCACTAAAGTGCAACTTCTGTGATTATGAGGAAGTTGAACAGTTTCTGTATTACTATCTGTGCTAACAAGCAGTAAAAGATGTAATGAAACTCTTGCTGCCTCTCTCCATTAACTATTTATTGCCTCTAGCACTTCTAGACAGGTTTACAATTCAAATGGAGCAAACTGTTTGACAGCAGGCAAAACTGTTTTGGGCAGCGATTCGACACAACGTTCTTGAGAAGTTTGGGGGCATTAATCTGACCTGAGTGCTTTAGCAGTTCTTCAAAGGAGTCACTCCATTGCAAAGCTGCCTCTGGTgagatgctgcagagagagagagaaaaaaaaaacagagatgcgGTCAGCTCTTTCCTAATGATGCAGCAAAAAATTGTTTAGGATTCTCGTGAGATGTCTAGATGCCATGTTTCTATAAGTGTGCAATGAGTCATGGTGGATGCTGGAAacagaggttaaaaaaatgaacaatacTTGTCCCCAAACAATATTGGCTGTATATGAAATTAATGGATTTTGCCTCACTTGCTGGATGCcgtatttgtctttttatgggGACTGACGTTTTCATGGGAGCCTGACTTGGTGAGAAAAAGGCTTAGTCGgctcttcctctccttgtctttctgtctgcaaacaacagagaaaatacaTCAAGTTCCACAAACTGTCTGTAAGTGCAGCTGTGGTATGATTCACCAAATCAGCAACTTATCAGACAATTACTCCTCACAGACACAGCTCTAAAGTGGCTTACATGACATGCCATAAATTACATCTCTGTGCCACAAAATGCACGTGTTGAAACAAAAAGCGAGAACAGAGTCATCATGGAGGACGGCAGCTTTTAAAACACCTTACACAGAGTAGTAGCTTTCAGTCACGCTAAGGCAAGGTACAATATAGAAACATTACATATCTGTTAtgacagtgctgctgctcttgAGTAAAATAAGACTTCTCTATACAGAAGAAACTGTTACTTAATCTCCTCTCTCATGGTTTAAGTTACAGTCCTCAGTTTTCTGacattaacagtaacattatCAAAGCACAACATGAAATTACTCATtcccaaataaaaaaaaatctgtttgaaaATAACTGAGGTTTGCACACCAACCTGCTAGAATCGTCCTTCATCTTTGGTGCCTGCAAGTCTTCTGGACCAAGCATTTTGAAATATGCTTCCTCCTTTGGGGCCATGTAGTTGAATTGaggaaatagaaaaagaagTGTCTCCATGctgttctgtctgtatctgGCGTGTGAGGCGGCAGGCCACAAATAGCTCTCTGAAATTTTTAACCCATCACTCGATGAACCACCTCGTCTTTTATAAACCTAGCTCGCATTTCATTTCCCATACCTTTTTGCTCTACTTCCTGTAATGTTGTAACTGCTTACTGCTAACAGCTTCATCAGTGCAGAAACCCCCCCTGGGTTCAGCATCCTGTCAAGTGTTTTACTTAGAAATTTAGAAAAAGGCAGCTGATTTACGCTCATTCACAGAGAAGGTTTTttgggttgtttgtttttgcttgagGTAACATTCTACATTCAACATTCTTGATGATTAGGAcacagtttttaacatttttgtagaTTCTGCAGTGTTTATACTCTCTCACTGATGCCATGTGATTACGTGGCTGACAAATGACTCACATCAAGATTGTTGATAAATGTCCTCTTTAAGCTTGAGATCCTCTGCACTATAAGAGAGGTCAGGCTTATTCTGCAATTCCACTTGCACCACCAGCAAGGCCAGACACTGCAGAAGGCTGAAGGAACTAAAtgtaatgaataataaaatgtgtCTACGCAGTGTCTGGGCTTAGCTCTTTCCAGAACATCAGGGCCTTAATGGAGAAAGACAAACTCACTGTGACACAATGGAGGGCAACAGGGAATAGGTGCGTTCTGGGGCAGATGGAGACAAATGTGATGTCCCTGTTAGAGAGAGGCTGTCTTTAAAAATACTACCAGTGTCTTTGAATGTGTGTTGCTTATTGTTACATCACTTGGATGTTCGACCTTCACC
The DNA window shown above is from Lates calcarifer isolate ASB-BC8 linkage group LG4, TLL_Latcal_v3, whole genome shotgun sequence and carries:
- the rgs18 gene encoding regulator of G-protein signaling 18; the encoded protein is METLLFLFPQFNYMAPKEEAYFKMLGPEDLQAPKMKDDSSRQKDKERKSRLSLFLTKSGSHENVSPHKKTNTASSNISPEAALQWSDSFEELLKHSDGVETFSQFLRTEFSEENIEFWLACEEYKTIDSETKLLSKAKYIYTVFIESEAPKEVNIDYNTKMAIQKNIAQPTKSCFEAAQMKVYSLMKKDSYPRFLHSDIYLRVTRRKGPGATMFRRRSRSCVFNERGEATTEPSAW